GAGGCGGCCTCGTCGACGAAGGCGTCCTCGTGGTAGAGCAAGGTGTCGAGGTTGCCGACCGCAATGACGTCGTTGTGGAACACGCCTGCGTCGATGGCGGCCGGGTTCTGCTGCAGGTAGACCACCCGCGATTCGTTCAGCCCGTGCAGGCGGGCCACCGCGCGGCTGGCCTCGAGGGTCTGGCGCGCCACATGCACCCGCGGCGGTGTCACCTCGGCGTTGAATTCGGCCCGGCCGTAAACGAACAGCTCCACGCCCGGCACGCCGTGCCCGGCGGCAAAGCGGGTGTGGTTGGCCGCACCCTCGTCGCCGAACGCGCCGCCGGCCGGCAACGCCTCGTGCACCATGAAGCGCGTGGCGTCGGCGAAGATGGCACGCAGGCTGCGGGTGGTGTCCGCATGTTCCTGCGAGCGGTGCAGCTTGGCATTCAGGTTGGCCGGCGTGAAGTGCACCCGCTGGTCGGCCGTATCGGCCGAGGGGCTGACGGTGGCGGCATTGGCCGTCCACATGGCCGAGGCGGAGTAGGCCGCGGCCAGCAGGCGTGGCTCCTCGCGTGCCGCACGGGCCACCACCGCCGCGTCCTCGCCCTCGAAGCCCAGCTGGCGCAGCAGCGCCAGGTTGGGCCGCGCCAGCGGCGGCAGCACGCCCTGCGGAATGCCCCGCTGGCTGAGGGCCAGCATCTTGTCCAGCCCCTGCAGCGCCGCCTGGCGCGGGTTGGACACCGCGTGGCTGTTGCGCATGGAGGCGACGTTGCCCGACGACAGCCCGGCGTAGTTGTGGGTCGGGCCGACCAGCCCGTCGAAGTTGTACTCTCTGGCGCTCATGCTGTTCACACCTTGAAGGGCAGGCCCGGCGCCGGCTTGGCCGGCAGGCTGGCGCGCGGCGCCGTCATGCCGGCCACCGGCCAGGCGCAGTAGTCCGCCGCGTAGTAGGCGCTCGGCCGGTGGTTGCCGGAGCGGCCCACGCCGCCGAAGGGCGCCGAGCTGGCCGCCCCGGTGGTGGGCTTGTTCCAGTTGACGACGCCGGCCCGCACCTCGGTCCAGAAGCGCTGCCACAGCGCCTCGTCGTCGCTCAGCAGGCCGGCCGCCAGGCCGTAGCTGGTGTGGTTGGCGGCGGCCAGCGCCGCATCGAAGTCGGCCACCCGCTGCACCTGCAGCAACGGGCCAAAGATCTCCTCGTCCGGCAGGCCCTGCAGGCCGCTCACGTCAAGCACGCCAGGCGACAGCAGGGCCGAGCCCGGCTGCGCCGCACGCATCTCCAGCAGCACGCGTGCACCCAGCTCGACAAGCGCCTGCTGGCGCACCAGCAGGTCGGCCGCGACGCGGGTCGACACCACCGGCCCCATGAAGGGCTGCGGCTGCGCGTTCCAGGGCCCGACCGCGATGGCCTGCGCCACCTCCACCAGCCGGGCCACCAGGCGCTCGCCGCGGGCGTCGTCGGGCACGATGAGCCGGCGCGCGCAGGTGCAGCGCTGGCCGGCGCTGACCCAGGCCGACATCACGATGTGGTGCACCGCCGCCTCGGTGTCCGCCACGTCCCAGGCCACCAGCGGGTTGTTGCCGCCCATCTCGAGTGCCAGCAGCTTCTGCGGCTGCCCGGCAAACTGGCGCGAGATGGCCGCTCCGCCCTGGAAGCTGCCGGTGAACAGCACGCCGTCGACCTCGGCATG
This genomic stretch from Eleftheria terrae harbors:
- the astB gene encoding N-succinylarginine dihydrolase, which codes for MSAREYNFDGLVGPTHNYAGLSSGNVASMRNSHAVSNPRQAALQGLDKMLALSQRGIPQGVLPPLARPNLALLRQLGFEGEDAAVVARAAREEPRLLAAAYSASAMWTANAATVSPSADTADQRVHFTPANLNAKLHRSQEHADTTRSLRAIFADATRFMVHEALPAGGAFGDEGAANHTRFAAGHGVPGVELFVYGRAEFNAEVTPPRVHVARQTLEASRAVARLHGLNESRVVYLQQNPAAIDAGVFHNDVIAVGNLDTLLYHEDAFVDEAASMDRLAGACEQAGVALRRVRIERARMSVDDAVASYLFNSQLLAREDGRMLLVVPQECREHERVSRVLDELVAGGGPIAEVLSFDLRQSMRNGGGPACLRLRVVLTDEERDALQGQVLMTPELHARLGAWVRTHYRDRLAPEDLADPQLIGEVRTALAELRGILQLPGLYPQL
- the astD gene encoding succinylglutamate-semialdehyde dehydrogenase, yielding MYSHWIQGEPQAGGGRPLASICPATDEAVWRGFEAGSAEVAAACEAARRAFAGWSRRPVDERIAVLQRYKTELNQAAETLAVQIARAVGKPLWEARTEVTTMVNKVDISIQAWRERTGERRTEGADGASLLSHRPHGVMAVLGPYNFPGHLPNGHIVPALLAGNTVVFKPSEYAPGVGLLMAECWHRAGLPAGVLNVVNGGRETGAALTAHAEVDGVLFTGSFQGGAAISRQFAGQPQKLLALEMGGNNPLVAWDVADTEAAVHHIVMSAWVSAGQRCTCARRLIVPDDARGERLVARLVEVAQAIAVGPWNAQPQPFMGPVVSTRVAADLLVRQQALVELGARVLLEMRAAQPGSALLSPGVLDVSGLQGLPDEEIFGPLLQVQRVADFDAALAAANHTSYGLAAGLLSDDEALWQRFWTEVRAGVVNWNKPTTGAASSAPFGGVGRSGNHRPSAYYAADYCAWPVAGMTAPRASLPAKPAPGLPFKV